From the Cyanobium sp. M30B3 genome, the window GCGGAGCTGGTGGAAGCGCCCATAGGGCTGCTGGCCTGGGATGGTGATAGTCCTGGTGATCCTTGATGACCTTGCGACAACGCTTGAAGAATGTGTCCGTCGATTAGTGTGATCAGGGAGAGGATGTAGTGATGATCCCGGAAGAGCCCGATGGATCCCTGCCAGGTCCAACCCGTGCAACCGAGATGATGGCGAGCTCGAATCAGAAGCTCCACCGTTAAATCGCTGAAGCCAAGATCATCGATGATCTCAATGATCTGCATCAGCGAAGGAGCCGCACAGAGCCTGCCTGGCGTTGAGCTGCATTGATCAACAAAACAGCCAAGACCGGCCAATACCTTCACTTCTGCGGTGCCGTGGGTCTACTGCAGAAGCTGTTCAGTCACGACCCCCAACGCCTCCCCGGCAGTGATATGACAGTAGCAATCGCAGCCGATTACCGCATTCAGCAGATACGCTGCCGACCCTAGGCACGGGGCAACACTTTATACTGGGAATTCTCTTGTCACGGCTGTCTCCCCCAGCGCAGGAGCAAAGCTACTCTAACGGTCAGGATTGCGCGCGTGGGGCCTGGCCATACAGGAATGATGCGCGTCCTGCATAGAGATCGGGAGACATCTTGGGCTCCAGCAACTGGTCACTCAGCCCACAAAAGCCCTGCATGAACGGCCATGGTGGACTGCAATCGATCGCCACCATCGTCCATCCACTGGGATGCGAGGGCTACCACCGGGCGCGAGCCTGCTCAACAAGCTCCCCCAGCGCGAGGCGGGGAAGCCGCTCCTCCATGCTGGAGACTAGAGAGAGCACTTGATGCCCCAGTCCACCCTTGAGCGGCCAACCGCCCTGCTGGTCACCAGCAGCCCCCAGCCAGCAGAGCCTCGCCAGCAGGCGGGCAGTGGGCAAAAGGGCTTTGGCGGGGGCAAAGCGGCCAGAGCCAGCAAGCGCAAGACCAGCAGCACCAAGCGCAGCCAGAAGCTGAGCAAGGACGACTGGGCACCGATGGGCAAGCACCCCGACCTCGATGCGGTCCTCGCTCGCCAGCGACTGCATCTGCCGCGGTCCGGCCGGCTGACAGAAGCCGAGGTCAACCAGGCCTGGAAACGTTGCGCCGCTGAACACCATCCCGACCGCGGCGGTGAACATCACACCATGCAACTGGTGAATGGCGCGCGGGATCTGTTGCTTGGCCGCAGCCTCAGCTGAACTGGAGGGGCTGAGCCATCCGTTCAGCTCAGAACCACTCCAGCAGCGCCTCTTGTTTGCTGTTCACCCGCGCCTCAGGCGTGCTGCGCTGGAACTCCAGCCGGATCGAACGCTCCTGCTCCCCATCGGCGGCCACCGCCCGGATCGGGTACTCCTGCTGGCCGTCGCGGAAGGGCACCTGCACCCGGAAGGTGCCATCGCTGTTCAGCGGCACCTGCTGATCACCGATGAACAGGCTGGCACTGGGCTCGGTGGCCCCGTACACGATCAGTTCGGCATCGGCCACCAGCCAGAAGGAGCGGGGCTGGGCCAGGCCACGGCCCGATTCGCTGCGGCCACTGGCCCACAGCCCCGCCCCGGACGCCGAACCCAGCGCCAGATCCCCCAGCTGATCCGCCTCCCCCTGCTCGTGCCACACCTCCGAACCCAGGCGCAGGCGGCGCGGACTGGCCGCGATGGCCTGGCGGTACATCCGCTCGTGCTCCACACCGCTACCGCCCTGGGTTGGCGCCATGGTGGCCAGCACCTGGGGCAGCACGTCGAGGGAGAAGGGCACGAACAGATCGGCCACCACGTCGCTCGGGCCGCTGGCCGGCATCCGCGCCACCGAGGAGAAGGCCAGATGCAGCCAGCCACCGGAGGGCAGGCGATAGCCCAGTTCCACGCGGTAGTCGCGATCGCTCAGCGGCAGGGCCAGATACCACTCGCTGCTGTGGGCATCGACCTCCACTTCCTGGAGGGCGTGGGGATGGCTGGCGCCGGCTTGCAGCCCGGTCACATCACTCACCCGCAGGCAGAGCTGACTGGCACCGGCGGCGGCGGCGCGCTGCTGATCGGCGCTGCCCAGCTCCCAGAACACATAGGCCCACTGGGGATCCCGGGGCAGAAACGTCACCTCGCTGCCACCATCTGTAGCGCTTGCAACCACAGCCACAGGTGCCTGATCCTCAACGGCTGGACTCTGTTCGGGGAGCACCTGTTGCAGGGCATCGATCAACTGCGAGCGGCTGAGGCGGCTGTAGACGCCGGCGAGCGGCGTGTTGCGGGCCAACTCGCGCAACTGGGCCATGGTGCGGCCGGCCAGGGACAGCAGGGAATTGGCGGCGGTTGAACCCATGGCAGCGCAGAAATACTCATTGAATGTTCGCCTGATCTGAGCCTGCAGCCGACTTTCTGTCAGCGGATGGGGATGGACTGGGATCGATCGGGATCACGCTCTCGCCCCCTTTTGTGGGCCACAGTGAGGGTTGGCGGCGGGCGGGACCCGGGTTCCGGGACGCCCAAGGCGTTTTTGTGTGAGCGGA encodes:
- a CDS encoding DUF4912 domain-containing protein encodes the protein MGSTAANSLLSLAGRTMAQLRELARNTPLAGVYSRLSRSQLIDALQQVLPEQSPAVEDQAPVAVVASATDGGSEVTFLPRDPQWAYVFWELGSADQQRAAAAGASQLCLRVSDVTGLQAGASHPHALQEVEVDAHSSEWYLALPLSDRDYRVELGYRLPSGGWLHLAFSSVARMPASGPSDVVADLFVPFSLDVLPQVLATMAPTQGGSGVEHERMYRQAIAASPRRLRLGSEVWHEQGEADQLGDLALGSASGAGLWASGRSESGRGLAQPRSFWLVADAELIVYGATEPSASLFIGDQQVPLNSDGTFRVQVPFRDGQQEYPIRAVAADGEQERSIRLEFQRSTPEARVNSKQEALLEWF
- a CDS encoding molecular chaperone DnaJ: MVTSSPQPAEPRQQAGSGQKGFGGGKAARASKRKTSSTKRSQKLSKDDWAPMGKHPDLDAVLARQRLHLPRSGRLTEAEVNQAWKRCAAEHHPDRGGEHHTMQLVNGARDLLLGRSLS